The genomic segment AGCATCAAGCAGACAAATGAGGCCGACGGCGAATTCTGGTTCGCTCGCGATCTTGCGCCGTTGCTGGAATATCAGGACTGGCGCAACTTTCTGCAAGTGATCGACAAGGCGAAGGTGGCCTGCGATCGCTCGAACCACCGAATCGCCGACCATTTCGGTGAATTCACCAAAATGGTCCAGCTCGGCTCCGGTGCGAAGCGACCAGTGGCCGATTTCACTCTTTCGCGATACGCATGCTATTTGATCGTTCAGAACGGCGATCCGTCCAAGCTGGTGATCGCCAATGGTCAAACGTACTTTGCGCTTCAAACGCGCCGTCAGGAACTCGGCGACGAGAAGGCGTTTTCAGGTATGTCGGAGGATCAGCGTCGCTTGATGCTTCGTGGCGAGCTGTCGCATCACAACAAGACGCTCAGCGCGGCGGCACGCACTGCGGGAGTGGAAACCACGCTGGACTACGCGATATTCCAGGATCACGGATACAAAGGGCTGTATGGCGGCCTGGGAGCCAAAGACATTCACGCCAGGAAAGGGCTCAAAAAGAGCCAGAAAATTCTGGACCACATGGGCAGTACCGAACTAGCCGCGAATCTGTTTCGCGCAACCCAGACAGAAGAGAAACTGAGACGCGACGAAGTAAGTGGCAAGCAGAGGGCGAACCAGACTCACTTCGACGTCGGAACGAAAGTCCGTCAAACCATTCACGAGCTCGGTGGGACCATGCCGGAAGCGTTGCCGACGCCGGAAACGAGCATCCGGCAGATCGAGCGCGCTCAACGCAAGCTGACGAATTGATGAAGAAGCGGTTCTCGGCCAGACAAGCGGAGAACACGCAAATGCGTGGCCTTGGCTTCCTACGCGTCAAATCACCCCGCAAACAACCGCCGCAATCATCGACGCCGCCACGATCACCACCCCCGCCGTGCGCTTCTTGTTGAGCTCGGTCCACAACAGCACGCCCGTCAGTGACAACAGGACGATGCTGCCCGCGAACGTATCGATGAGCAGCACCCAGCCCGCGCTCAGTCCCACGCCCTTGTGCAGGTTGGTCATCATCGCGAGGAAGGTGTTCTCGGTGCGCTTCACAGACACGAAGTTGTTGCCCACCCAGTACTCGGCCATCACGCTGCCGCCCGGCGACGCCACCATCGCCGACCATTGTTCCGGCTGCATCGTGCTCTTGTCGCCCCAGCCGACCGGATGCGCCGGTTCGCGGCGTGTTCGTCCGAGATTGCCCTCGATCTTCAATTCCTTCTTGAGCCATGTGCCCATGTCGCGCGGCGTCTTGAAGCCTTCGGCGGGCAGCGGCATCTGCATTTGCGTGACCTGTGGCTCGCCGGTAGGAATGCGCAATGTGGCGCGATGATTCAGCAGAAAACCGGTCGCTCCGAACAGCAAACCGAGCAGCGCGCCCCACAGGCCGATCCAGCCATGCACCTTGCGCAGCCACTTGAGGAAGGTCGAGCGGCGCGAGCGGTTCTTGCGCACGAACTGCTCGGCATCGTCGATGAGGCGCCCATGCGGACGATATTGCGTCGAGCCGCTCGTCGCGGGCGGCTGCGGATTCAGGGTGTCGGGCGCGTTCACGCGTCTCTCCAGGATTCGGGCGTTGGCATGCAAAGCCACGCCCTCGATCGGCTAGACGCGTGGAAAAGCGTGGTGATCGACAGAAGGCGGGCGAATGAGAATCGTTATCATTACATGCGGTTAAGCGCTTTTCAACTTTTTGCGCCTGCGCAGTCGCACGCGTTTGTCACAAAAAATTTCACACCGGCCAGAGCGGGCCTTCCTGCATCGCGCCGACTTGCTCGCGCAACTCCAGAATGCGCTCTTCCCAATAACGCTGTGTGTTGAACCAGGGGAAGGCGGCGGGAAACGCCGGATCGTGCCAGCGGCGTGCGAGCCACGCCGAGTAGTGAATCAGCCGCAACGTGCGCAGGGCCTCGACGAGATGCAATTCGCGCGGATCGAAATCGCAGAAATCTTCGTATCCGGCGAGCAGATCCGTCAGCGCGCGCGATGCGTCCGGGCGGCCCGCCGGCAGCAGCAGCCACAGATCCTGAATCGCCGGGCCCATGCGGCTGTCGTCGAAATCGACGAAATGCGGGCCCGCGTCGGTCCACAGTACGTTGCTCGGGTGACAGTCGCCGTGCAGACGCAGATGCCGCACGTCGCCCGCGCGCTCGAAGCATTGCGCGACGCCTTCGAGCGCCATCGACACGACGGCTTCCCAGGCTTCGCGCACGTCGGCTGGAACGAAGCCGTGTGTCAGCAGGAACTCGCGCGGCTCGTGGCCGAAAGTGTGGATATCGAGCGTCGGCCGCTCGCGATACGGCTCGATCGCGCCCACCGCGTGAATCCGCCCGATGAATCGCCCGAGCCATTCGAGCGTGTCGCTGCGATCGAGATCGGGCGCGCGTCCGCCGCGCCGCTCGAAGATGGAAAAGCGAAAACCATCGAACTCGTGCAGCGTCGTGCCTTCGAGCACGCGCGCCGGCACCGCCGGAATCTCGAGCGCGACGAGGCTCGCGACGAACGCGTGTTCTTCGAGAATTGCGGCGCTCGACCAGCGCTGTGGCCGATAAAACTTCGCGACGACGGGCGGACCGTCTTCGACGCCAACCTGATAGACGCGATTTTCGTAGCTGTTGAGCGCCAGCTGGCGGCCGTCGGTGCGCTCGCCTGCGGGAATCAGCACGCTGTCGAGCGCATCGAGGACGCGTTCGGGCGTGAGGCCGGAGAAGGGCGGCGCGTCAGCTGCGGGCGCGCCCTGGGAATCGGGATGGATCGAGTTCATCCCGGCATTGTGCCGCGCCTTCGCGCGGACGGCATCACTGCATCGACGTAACGCGCGGCTTTCTCAATGCACGACCGTGTTCGCCGGGCGAACGATATCGCCCGTATCGATCAGGTCTTCGAGAAAGAACGGCTCCGTATTGAGCAGTTTGGTCACGCCGGGCTCGCCCTCGTACCATGCGACCATCGCCATGTCGCCGAGAATACGCATGACGATACCGCGCGCTCCCTGAGGCACGGCAATATGCACTGAGCGGACAATCGAACCGATTTGCATGATGAATCCCCGTTTCAGCGCCGGCTGAGGATTGAAGCGCCGGTCAAATGTATTTCACCAAGCACAGGCTTTTCACGGCTCGTGCACCAGACTTTTCGCCGCTTCATTGTTTCGAGAGGCGCGACATGCGCGGTCTTCATGAACGACTGTGCTCTTACTTTAGCGCATCGCGGCGCTTCAGCG from the Caballeronia sp. NK8 genome contains:
- a CDS encoding serine/threonine protein kinase, with translation MNSIHPDSQGAPAADAPPFSGLTPERVLDALDSVLIPAGERTDGRQLALNSYENRVYQVGVEDGPPVVAKFYRPQRWSSAAILEEHAFVASLVALEIPAVPARVLEGTTLHEFDGFRFSIFERRGGRAPDLDRSDTLEWLGRFIGRIHAVGAIEPYRERPTLDIHTFGHEPREFLLTHGFVPADVREAWEAVVSMALEGVAQCFERAGDVRHLRLHGDCHPSNVLWTDAGPHFVDFDDSRMGPAIQDLWLLLPAGRPDASRALTDLLAGYEDFCDFDPRELHLVEALRTLRLIHYSAWLARRWHDPAFPAAFPWFNTQRYWEERILELREQVGAMQEGPLWPV
- a CDS encoding PepSY-associated TM helix domain-containing protein, yielding MNAPDTLNPQPPATSGSTQYRPHGRLIDDAEQFVRKNRSRRSTFLKWLRKVHGWIGLWGALLGLLFGATGFLLNHRATLRIPTGEPQVTQMQMPLPAEGFKTPRDMGTWLKKELKIEGNLGRTRREPAHPVGWGDKSTMQPEQWSAMVASPGGSVMAEYWVGNNFVSVKRTENTFLAMMTNLHKGVGLSAGWVLLIDTFAGSIVLLSLTGVLLWTELNKKRTAGVVIVAASMIAAVVCGVI
- the dinD gene encoding DNA damage-inducible protein D yields the protein MSVSRTIVANHHRTFESIKQTNEADGEFWFARDLAPLLEYQDWRNFLQVIDKAKVACDRSNHRIADHFGEFTKMVQLGSGAKRPVADFTLSRYACYLIVQNGDPSKLVIANGQTYFALQTRRQELGDEKAFSGMSEDQRRLMLRGELSHHNKTLSAAARTAGVETTLDYAIFQDHGYKGLYGGLGAKDIHARKGLKKSQKILDHMGSTELAANLFRATQTEEKLRRDEVSGKQRANQTHFDVGTKVRQTIHELGGTMPEALPTPETSIRQIERAQRKLTN